The nucleotide window TTTCGGAATATTACTAGAAAGCTTAATAGTAATATTCTTTTCTTTTAAAAACACATACAAATTAGTCGTTACTATAGCAATTATGATTGCTAAAAATAATCCGTTAGCACCAATCCACTTTAAAGGGAGACTATTAATTTTATCAACTATACTTCCCTGATCATCAAAAATTTCTGTAAAAAACGGGGTTACTATCAGAAATGCTACAAGTGCAGTAATTGCTATTTGAAAAGAATCACTCTTCTTTCTATCTGCTAGCTTAAAGGAAATACTTAACACTGCAAGTAAAGCAATAATATTTGTTATTGCGTTTACAGGAGCACTAAAAATCACTTTCCAATTATCACCTAGAATATTACTCATTAATTCATTCCAATTCGGCAATGGGAAATTAATAAACAACAAAAAAAACGAACTAATTATTATTAATGGTGTCGCATATAGAAATCCATCTCTAATTGACAAGATATAGATATTACTACTTACAACATCGCCACCTTTAGCAATTTGTTGCTTAATCTTTATGAAAAAATTATTCTGCATATCCTTACCTCCAATATTCACCAAAAATTTTTAAGATTTATTTTGCTCTCTATAATATGTGAGCACTCTTTTTTTTCTTTTCTTAATCCAATGTGAGTTAGGAAATAATTTACTTATAAGATATAAAACTGGAGCATAATTTGGACCAATTATAAGAAAATATTCAATTAGCACTTCTGCGATAACCACAGTTAAAATAACTAATAATATTCCTACAGTTTTCGAAACACTATATGCAATTGATGAGAAAGAAAAAGCTATACTTATTCCAAAAATAACAACTAAACTTTTTGTAGTAGACTTTGTTGAACGAAGCAGTCTATGATGCAGATGGTTTGCATCTGGTGCATGTGCTGGTATTTTATTTATGATTCTTCTAAAAAAAGCAAAACAAATATCAAAAATTGGAACAGCTAAAATTACAATTGGAATCAAAAAGGAAGTAAAGGCTGCCTGTTTATATCCTAATATTGAGATAGCGCCTATCATAAACCCAATAAACTGTGACCCAGTATCTCCCATAAAAATTTTTGCAGGTGGAAAGTTAAAGGGAAGAAACCCAACAATCCCCCCTGCAAGTATTAAAGATATAAACACTACAATTACTGAATAATATGAATTCTCTACCAAACCAATAGTTGCAATTGTAACCAATGTAATTAATGATATCCCTCCTGCTAAACCATCTAATCCATCGCTAAAATTAATTGCATTAGTAATACCAATTATCCATAAAACCGTAATTATTTCGGCAATTATCGGTGGCAAAGATATAGATAAAATAATATTAATTTCATTTATAACAAATCCACCACGTAACACAATAATTAATGCAGCTATTATTTGAATAATAAATTTATTTTTTGCATTAATAGGGTATATATCATCAACGATACCCATTATCAATATCAAGAATCCAGCTACTAATAATGATTCCAACTGTACTAATAATTGTATATGTGCATCTACTTGATAGTTACTTGAGATTAAAATATTACTAAAAACTATGTAGGCTAAAATAAATCCTAAGTATATTGCTAGACCTCCAAGCCTTGGCATAATTTTTTTATGAATCTTTCGTTCATTTTCATTAGGATCATCAATAGCTTTAATTTTATTCGCAATTTTTTTTACTGCCGGCACTGCAATATAGCTAATTATTACACTTGTTGCAAATGCTAAAATATATATTATATAATTATTCATGTTCAACTCACTTTCATAAAATCAATTTATCTTATACTATCTAACAAACATTTCCTAGCATAGAACCCCTCTGCGAACTCAACTCCCGATTTAATTCCATTGAGTTTGTCTTTCGCGCTAGAATATTCAATTAAATTATGTTTTCTTTTATTGTATTTTTCAAGCTGTGATTCAAAACATGTAAGTACAGCTTTCTTATTTTCACTATATTTAGAAATATCTGAATAGCAATTGGGATGAAAATTTATACTAGTCAGTGATTCATACATAAAGTAATTTATACATCTTCTTGAAGCTACTTGGACACTTTTACTTAGTTCAACATGGTCTTGATGTGAATCTTCAAAGTAATGAGAAAATACTGTATCAATATTATTTTCAATAATAATCTTTTCAATTGCATCATTTAGTCTAGGGGAAGCCTTTATCTCGCCATCTTTTTGTCCTAAAAAAATTACATCTTTAATATTAAGTTTATCACAAGCTTTCTTTTGTTCCTCAATTCGCACATTCGGGTTCTTCCCCTCCCAATTCTGACCATTAGAAACTATAAGCATCATGACATAATAACCTTTTGTAATAAGTTTAGTTAACGTTCCACCACATCCAATCTCAATATCATCTGGATGAGCACCTATTGCTAAAATTCTTTCCATTATTCTCTCCTTAAACCCTTACTAATTTATTTTTTATTAAATCTTCTCTAGTGACTTCAAACGTCACAAAATTATTATTTTCAATATTCAATAATTCTTTAAATTTAAATTTTCTATACATATTTATGCTATATTCATTACCTTTGTGTACGGAAAACCTTAAGTATGGTAGTCTTGAATTGATAAAAATTTCCACTAAAAGTAATGATAACTTTTTCATTAAGAATAAATTTGATTGATAATTTTCATCAATATTTAGGTTTTTTATATATACATTATTATATTCTGTATCTTCCATAAAAATAAAATACATGATTATCTGACTATTCTTTTTTATTATTACAATTTTCGCACCATTATCCAAATTTGATTTTATTGATTCTTCCCAT belongs to Culicoidibacter larvae and includes:
- a CDS encoding PIG-L deacetylase family protein, which gives rise to MERILAIGAHPDDIEIGCGGTLTKLITKGYYVMMLIVSNGQNWEGKNPNVRIEEQKKACDKLNIKDVIFLGQKDGEIKASPRLNDAIEKIIIENNIDTVFSHYFEDSHQDHVELSKSVQVASRRCINYFMYESLTSINFHPNCYSDISKYSENKKAVLTCFESQLEKYNKRKHNLIEYSSAKDKLNGIKSGVEFAEGFYARKCLLDSIR
- a CDS encoding MraY family glycosyltransferase gives rise to the protein MNNYIIYILAFATSVIISYIAVPAVKKIANKIKAIDDPNENERKIHKKIMPRLGGLAIYLGFILAYIVFSNILISSNYQVDAHIQLLVQLESLLVAGFLILIMGIVDDIYPINAKNKFIIQIIAALIIVLRGGFVINEINIILSISLPPIIAEIITVLWIIGITNAINFSDGLDGLAGGISLITLVTIATIGLVENSYYSVIVVFISLILAGGIVGFLPFNFPPAKIFMGDTGSQFIGFMIGAISILGYKQAAFTSFLIPIVILAVPIFDICFAFFRRIINKIPAHAPDANHLHHRLLRSTKSTTKSLVVIFGISIAFSFSSIAYSVSKTVGILLVILTVVIAEVLIEYFLIIGPNYAPVLYLISKLFPNSHWIKKRKKRVLTYYREQNKS
- a CDS encoding GNAT family N-acetyltransferase, with the protein product MEELRVESTADFQRLQIIDVEQLYILDKNLKFEYEKKQILKSEWEESIKSNLDNGAKIVIIKKNSQIIMYFIFMEDTEYNNVYIKNLNIDENYQSNLFLMKKLSLLLVEIFINSRLPYLRFSVHKGNEYSINMYRKFKFKELLNIENNNFVTFEVTREDLIKNKLVRV